One Cryobacterium psychrophilum DNA segment encodes these proteins:
- a CDS encoding histidine phosphatase family protein — protein sequence MTRLSIVRHGQTEWNLHQRIQGSTDIPLNSTGRAQAAESGMRLRERHWDVVVSSPLLRAEETARIIAGELGLTRPELDADMTERHHGEVEGLTFAERQKRFPDGVPVPGLETRQHVLGRVLPALARLADVHDGKSVLIVSHGGIIGTLLRHFTDGERPRHDEIIANGSVHDFVWQYGRIELTHFDATLRTVNESFDVLR from the coding sequence GTGACACGGCTGTCCATCGTGCGCCATGGCCAGACCGAATGGAACCTGCACCAGCGCATCCAGGGGAGCACGGACATCCCGCTGAATTCCACCGGGCGGGCCCAGGCCGCCGAGTCGGGCATGCGCCTGCGTGAGCGACATTGGGACGTTGTCGTGAGCAGCCCGCTGCTGCGAGCCGAAGAAACCGCGCGGATCATCGCCGGCGAGCTAGGACTCACCCGACCGGAACTCGATGCGGATATGACCGAACGTCACCACGGCGAGGTGGAGGGGCTCACCTTCGCGGAACGGCAGAAGCGCTTTCCCGACGGCGTCCCCGTCCCCGGTCTGGAAACCCGCCAGCACGTCTTGGGCCGGGTGCTGCCCGCACTGGCGCGCCTGGCCGACGTGCATGACGGCAAGTCCGTGCTGATCGTGAGCCACGGCGGCATCATCGGCACGCTGCTGCGCCATTTCACCGACGGGGAACGCCCGCGCCACGACGAGATCATCGCCAACGGTTCGGTGCACGATTTCGTCTGGCAGTACGGCCGCATTGAACTCACGCATTTCGACGCGACGCTCCGCACGGTCAACGAATCATTCGACGTTCTGCGCTGA
- a CDS encoding glycosyltransferase family 4 protein yields the protein MKIVFDCRYTRTDRHDGISRYTAGLVTELAALHPLTMLISDHRQLAMLPNVPWQLVSAPTSIREPLVAYQVNRLNPDVVFSPMQTMGSWGRTYRLLLTVHDLIYYRNRTPPREFSWTIRLLWRLYHLSWWPQRMLLNRADAVVTVSETTGSLIAEHHLTRRPVRVVPNAAAPAPNDGPQAPRLAPATGRLVYMGSFMPYKNVDALVRAAAELPEHELHLMSRVSEEERARLTSLAPQARLVFHNGATDEEYTAVLRSATALVTASLDEGFGIPLVEAMSLGVPVVVSDIPIFREIGADAALYFEPTDPAALVAAVHALAEPGEWAARSGRSVVAASRFTWRASAVKLLAAITEQVEPGSRG from the coding sequence ATGAAGATTGTCTTCGACTGCCGGTACACCAGGACGGATCGTCACGACGGGATCAGTCGCTACACGGCGGGGCTGGTCACCGAACTCGCCGCGTTGCATCCGCTCACCATGCTCATCAGCGATCACCGCCAGCTGGCCATGCTGCCGAACGTGCCGTGGCAACTCGTGAGCGCACCCACGAGCATCCGTGAACCGTTGGTCGCGTACCAGGTGAACCGGCTCAACCCGGACGTCGTGTTCAGCCCCATGCAGACCATGGGTTCCTGGGGGCGCACGTATCGTTTGCTGCTCACCGTGCATGACCTCATCTACTACCGCAATCGCACGCCCCCTCGAGAGTTCTCGTGGACGATTCGGTTGTTGTGGCGCCTCTACCACCTCTCCTGGTGGCCGCAGCGGATGCTTCTCAATCGCGCGGACGCGGTCGTCACGGTTTCCGAGACCACCGGTTCACTCATCGCAGAACACCACCTCACTAGGCGCCCCGTGCGGGTCGTCCCCAACGCCGCAGCGCCTGCCCCAAACGATGGTCCGCAGGCGCCGCGCCTCGCCCCGGCAACCGGCCGGCTGGTCTACATGGGTTCCTTCATGCCGTACAAGAACGTGGACGCCCTCGTGCGCGCCGCGGCCGAACTGCCCGAACACGAACTACACCTGATGAGCCGGGTATCCGAGGAAGAGCGGGCCAGGCTCACGAGTCTCGCCCCACAGGCTCGACTCGTCTTTCACAACGGGGCGACCGACGAGGAGTACACCGCCGTGCTCCGCTCGGCGACCGCCCTCGTGACCGCATCGCTGGACGAGGGTTTCGGCATTCCGCTCGTCGAGGCGATGAGCCTCGGCGTTCCGGTCGTGGTGAGCGACATCCCCATTTTTCGAGAGATCGGTGCCGACGCCGCCCTCTACTTCGAGCCCACCGACCCGGCGGCTCTCGTCGCCGCCGTGCACGCACTGGCCGAACCGGGGGAGTGGGCGGCTCGGTCTGGTCGCTCCGTTGTCGCGGCGTCGCGCTTCACGTGGCGGGCCTCTGCGGTCAAGCTGCTCGCGGCGATCACCGAACAGGTCGAGCCGGGCTCACGGGGCTGA
- a CDS encoding alpha/beta fold hydrolase: MIVPSPYADLLDLIPVTARTLTVCGSRSAFWEYGDPESATTIVMVHGFRGDHHGLEPVVAHLPGVRIISPDLPGFGESEPLVGRRHDLDGYAFWLAAFLKALAPTGRVVILGHSFGSIVVAAALAGGMPADDVVLVNPIAAPALSGPRGVLTRLAVFYYWAAATLPERLGFALLCNRAIVRIMSVTMTKTRNHGLRRWIHNQHDRFFSAFSDRTVVLDAFRASVGHDVSEFAARIPQRTVLIAAEKDDITPVAAQYRLQTLFADASLAVIQDVGHLIHYEMPSPAAAQVRTFLALAETT, translated from the coding sequence ATGATCGTTCCTTCCCCCTACGCCGACCTGCTTGACCTGATCCCTGTGACGGCCCGCACCCTCACGGTGTGTGGCAGCCGGAGTGCGTTCTGGGAGTACGGCGACCCCGAATCAGCCACGACAATCGTGATGGTGCACGGCTTTCGGGGCGATCACCACGGGCTCGAACCCGTCGTGGCGCACCTCCCCGGGGTGCGGATCATCTCACCGGACCTGCCGGGTTTTGGAGAGTCCGAGCCGCTCGTGGGCCGACGCCACGACCTGGACGGCTACGCGTTCTGGCTGGCAGCGTTCCTCAAAGCGCTTGCACCGACCGGTCGCGTCGTCATCCTCGGGCACTCCTTCGGGTCGATCGTTGTCGCCGCGGCGCTGGCCGGCGGCATGCCCGCCGACGACGTCGTTCTCGTGAACCCCATCGCGGCGCCGGCTCTGTCCGGGCCGCGCGGGGTTCTCACCCGACTCGCAGTTTTCTACTACTGGGCAGCGGCAACCCTTCCGGAGCGCCTCGGTTTCGCGCTGCTTTGCAACCGGGCCATCGTGCGCATCATGAGCGTCACGATGACCAAGACCAGGAACCACGGGCTGCGCCGGTGGATCCACAACCAGCACGACCGATTCTTCTCGGCGTTCTCCGACCGCACGGTCGTTCTTGATGCCTTCCGAGCCTCGGTCGGACACGATGTCAGCGAGTTCGCAGCCCGCATTCCCCAGCGAACAGTGCTCATCGCCGCGGAAAAAGATGACATCACCCCTGTTGCGGCGCAGTATCGCCTGCAAACGCTGTTCGCGGATGCCTCGCTCGCGGTGATCCAGGATGTGGGCCACCTCATCCACTATGAAATGCCGTCCCCCGCCGCCGCGCAGGTGCGGACCTTCCTCGCCCTGGCGGAAACGACATGA
- the treS gene encoding maltose alpha-D-glucosyltransferase yields the protein MSFTAPIQLPGLSLDPLWYRRSVFYEVMVRSFVDSNADGFGDLAGLVSKLDYLQWLGIDALWIPPFFTSPLRDGGYDVSNYRSILPEFGTLEEFKDLVTKAHERNMRIIIDLPLNHTSDQHEWFQQSREDPEGPFGEFYVWNDTDDKYPNIRIIFTDTEESNWAFDAVRRQFFFHRFFSHQPDLNFENPAVHEAMVDVIRFWLDLGVDGFRLDAIPYLYESDEGNGEGEPPTHEFVRQLRAMVDRDYPGRVMIAEANQWPREVAAFFGTEEEPECHMAFDFPVMPRIFYSLRSQQANELVRVLSETTDIPEGAGWAVFLRNHDELTLEMVSEEYRQAMYGWYAYDPRMRANIGIRRRLAPLLDNSRSELELAHALLFALPGSPFLYYGDEIGMGDNIWLPDRDSSRTPMQWTPDRNAGFSSADPGKLFLPLVQSLVYNYTQTNVETHLAQSGSLLHWIRNVIHVRKAHPTFGLGAIKVLTTNHESVLAFTRSYAGSGKMYGDQPETVLCVFSFSHNPVAFQITDPEMAGTRLYDLFGGAVFPSFDAEGALTLTLGAQSFFWLRCG from the coding sequence GTGAGCTTTACTGCACCCATTCAGCTGCCCGGGTTGAGTCTGGACCCGCTCTGGTACCGTCGCTCGGTCTTTTACGAGGTGATGGTCCGCTCCTTCGTCGACAGCAATGCCGACGGTTTCGGCGACCTCGCGGGACTCGTCTCCAAATTGGACTACCTGCAGTGGCTCGGAATCGACGCTCTCTGGATTCCTCCGTTTTTCACGTCACCGCTCCGGGACGGTGGTTACGACGTCTCGAATTATCGGTCGATCCTGCCCGAGTTCGGCACGCTGGAGGAGTTCAAGGACCTGGTCACGAAGGCGCACGAACGCAACATGCGCATCATCATCGACCTTCCGCTGAACCACACCTCCGACCAGCACGAGTGGTTCCAGCAGTCCAGGGAAGACCCCGAAGGCCCCTTCGGGGAATTCTATGTCTGGAATGACACGGACGACAAGTACCCCAACATTCGCATCATCTTCACCGACACCGAGGAATCGAACTGGGCCTTCGACGCCGTGAGGCGGCAGTTCTTCTTTCACCGCTTCTTCTCCCACCAGCCCGACCTCAACTTCGAGAATCCGGCCGTGCACGAGGCCATGGTCGATGTCATTCGTTTTTGGCTCGACCTCGGGGTCGACGGATTTCGGCTCGACGCCATCCCCTACCTGTACGAATCGGATGAGGGCAATGGTGAGGGTGAGCCGCCCACGCACGAGTTCGTTCGGCAGCTGCGGGCCATGGTCGATCGGGACTACCCAGGTCGGGTCATGATCGCCGAGGCGAACCAGTGGCCGCGTGAGGTTGCCGCCTTCTTCGGTACGGAGGAGGAGCCCGAATGCCACATGGCCTTTGACTTCCCGGTCATGCCACGGATCTTCTACTCGCTGCGCTCACAGCAGGCCAATGAGCTCGTGCGCGTGCTGTCCGAGACCACCGATATCCCCGAGGGGGCCGGCTGGGCCGTGTTCCTGCGTAATCACGACGAGTTGACGCTCGAGATGGTGAGTGAGGAATACCGGCAGGCGATGTATGGCTGGTACGCCTACGACCCACGGATGCGAGCGAACATCGGCATCCGTCGTCGGCTGGCTCCGCTGTTGGACAACTCCCGCTCCGAGCTTGAGCTCGCGCACGCCTTGCTCTTTGCCCTGCCGGGAAGCCCGTTTCTGTACTACGGCGACGAAATCGGCATGGGCGACAATATCTGGCTGCCCGACCGGGATAGTTCGCGCACACCCATGCAGTGGACACCCGACCGCAACGCCGGCTTTTCCTCCGCCGACCCCGGCAAGCTGTTCCTGCCCCTTGTGCAGTCCCTCGTCTACAACTACACGCAAACGAACGTGGAAACGCACCTCGCCCAGTCGGGATCGCTGCTCCACTGGATCCGCAACGTCATCCACGTGCGGAAGGCGCATCCCACGTTCGGTCTCGGTGCGATCAAGGTGCTCACGACGAACCATGAGTCGGTTCTCGCGTTCACGCGCTCTTACGCCGGAAGCGGAAAGATGTACGGGGACCAGCCGGAAACGGTCCTGTGCGTTTTCAGTTTTTCGCACAATCCGGTCGCGTTTCAGATTACCGACCCGGAGATGGCGGGGACGCGTCTCTACGACCTGTTCGGCGGCGCCGTCTTCCCGAGCTTCGACGCGGAGGGGGCGCTCACACTGACGCTGGGCGCCCAGAGCTTCTTCTGGCTGCGCTGCGGATAG
- a CDS encoding exonuclease domain-containing protein, whose protein sequence is MSNWSDRLAVFDLETTGIDVETCRIVSATVAVLGENGDVEQRIDWLLDPGVDIPAGATNVHGITTEHAVLNGQKAAEGVAEIVAALSAHLANGLPVVAYNAPYDLTLLNREATRHGIAPLLSPYPVIDPLVIDKGVDKYRKGKRTLEATSAFYGVTLADAHDAGADAIAAGRVAQAIHRAHVNALPTTLSELHAAQITWYRQQAESFQEYMRRGRDPEFVADVLWPER, encoded by the coding sequence ATGAGCAACTGGAGCGATCGACTCGCCGTCTTTGATTTAGAAACAACCGGAATCGACGTGGAGACCTGTCGCATCGTTTCAGCGACCGTGGCGGTGCTCGGTGAGAACGGCGACGTTGAACAGCGCATCGATTGGCTGTTGGACCCGGGTGTCGACATTCCCGCCGGAGCCACGAACGTGCATGGCATCACGACCGAACACGCCGTCTTGAACGGGCAGAAGGCTGCCGAGGGGGTCGCGGAGATCGTGGCAGCACTTAGCGCACATCTCGCCAACGGCCTGCCGGTGGTGGCCTACAACGCTCCGTATGACCTCACATTGCTGAATCGTGAGGCCACGCGACACGGGATCGCACCGCTGCTGTCGCCGTATCCGGTGATTGATCCCCTCGTCATCGACAAGGGCGTCGACAAGTACCGCAAGGGAAAGCGCACCCTCGAGGCCACGTCGGCCTTCTATGGGGTGACCCTCGCCGACGCGCACGATGCAGGAGCAGACGCCATCGCCGCGGGTCGGGTGGCGCAGGCCATTCACCGGGCGCATGTGAACGCCCTCCCGACCACGCTCTCTGAGCTGCACGCCGCCCAGATCACCTGGTACCGCCAGCAGGCGGAAAGCTTTCAGGAGTACATGCGCCGGGGCAGAGATCCGGAGTTCGTGGCCGACGTGCTGTGGCCGGAGCGTTAA
- a CDS encoding type B 50S ribosomal protein L31 yields MKSDIHPVYNPVVFRDLASGATFLTRSTVSSKKTIEMEDGTTYPVIDVEISSESHPFYTGKQRIMDSAGRVEKFNSRYKGFGK; encoded by the coding sequence ATGAAGTCTGACATCCACCCCGTGTATAACCCCGTCGTTTTCCGCGACCTCGCCTCGGGCGCGACCTTCCTCACCCGCTCCACGGTCTCCAGCAAGAAGACCATCGAGATGGAAGACGGAACGACCTACCCGGTCATCGACGTCGAAATCTCCTCCGAGTCGCACCCGTTCTACACGGGCAAGCAGCGCATCATGGACTCCGCTGGACGCGTTGAGAAGTTCAACTCGCGTTACAAGGGCTTCGGCAAATAA
- a CDS encoding ABC transporter ATP-binding protein codes for MVNVLQFTDVSVVRAGTTILDSVNWSVDDDQRWVILGPNGAGKTTLLQIAAAITHPSSGTAEVLEEPLGGTDLFELRPRIGFASTAMARRVPADEKVLDVVMTAAYSVTGRWNEEYEDIDERRAQRVLNEWKLEHLAQRKFGTLSDGEQKRVQIARAVMTDPEMLLLDEPAASLDLGAREALLQLLSGYAKEPHSPAIIMVTHHVEEIPLGFTHVLLIKNGAIVASGPLAEALTGEALRETFGLNIELTETDGRYAARSL; via the coding sequence ATGGTCAACGTTCTTCAATTCACCGACGTATCCGTCGTCCGGGCTGGTACAACCATCCTCGACTCAGTGAACTGGAGCGTCGACGATGATCAGCGCTGGGTGATTCTCGGTCCCAATGGTGCCGGCAAGACCACGCTCCTGCAGATTGCCGCCGCGATCACTCACCCGTCGAGCGGTACTGCCGAGGTTCTTGAGGAGCCGCTCGGGGGAACGGACCTCTTTGAGCTTCGTCCGCGCATCGGCTTCGCGTCGACCGCCATGGCGCGTCGCGTCCCGGCCGACGAGAAGGTCCTCGACGTCGTCATGACGGCCGCATACTCCGTGACGGGCCGCTGGAACGAGGAATACGAAGACATCGACGAGCGCCGCGCCCAGCGCGTACTCAACGAATGGAAATTGGAGCACCTGGCTCAGCGCAAATTTGGCACCCTGAGCGATGGCGAGCAGAAGCGCGTTCAGATTGCACGGGCCGTTATGACCGACCCCGAGATGCTGCTGCTCGATGAGCCGGCCGCGAGCCTCGACCTCGGAGCGCGGGAGGCCCTGCTTCAGCTGCTGAGCGGCTACGCGAAGGAACCGCACTCCCCGGCAATCATTATGGTGACGCACCACGTGGAAGAAATACCCCTGGGCTTCACCCATGTACTGCTGATCAAGAACGGCGCCATCGTTGCATCGGGGCCCCTCGCTGAAGCACTGACGGGCGAGGCCCTGAGGGAGACCTTTGGCCTCAACATTGAACTCACCGAAACCGACGGTCGTTACGCGGCCCGGTCACTCTAA
- the glgA gene encoding glycogen synthase: MRVDILTKEYPPEIYGGAGVHVTELVKALREDTDVTVRCFGPPRTDAETYAYDVPPTLTDANPTLATLGVDLQMAQDVGGADIVHSHTWYANGAGHFAKLLHGVPHVVTAHSLEPLRPWKAEQLGGGYRVSSWIEKTAFEAADAVIAVSGGMRRDILRSYPSLDKSRVHVVYNGIDLDRWKPTTDLDFVRSLGIDPDRPSVVFVGRITRQKGLPYLLRAAAVLPADVQLVLCAGAPDTPGILAEVTAGVEELQKERSGVVWINRLLAQHELSAVLTQGTVFVCPSIYEPLGIVNLEAMACGLAVVGTATGGIPEVVADGETGRLVPIDQMTDGTGTPLDPDQFVADLARVLTEVVADPVRAAEMGRQGRIRAEKEFGWAQIATRTREIYASLL; encoded by the coding sequence ATGCGAGTGGACATACTGACCAAGGAATACCCGCCCGAGATCTATGGCGGTGCCGGCGTGCACGTGACGGAGCTCGTCAAGGCACTTCGTGAAGATACGGATGTGACGGTGCGGTGCTTCGGCCCGCCCCGCACGGATGCGGAGACGTATGCATATGATGTGCCTCCCACGCTCACGGATGCGAACCCCACGCTGGCCACCCTCGGTGTCGACCTCCAGATGGCACAGGACGTGGGAGGGGCGGACATTGTGCATTCCCACACCTGGTACGCGAACGGTGCCGGGCACTTCGCCAAGCTCCTGCACGGTGTACCGCACGTCGTGACGGCACACAGCCTCGAACCGCTGAGGCCCTGGAAGGCAGAGCAGCTCGGCGGCGGCTATCGAGTGTCGAGCTGGATCGAAAAGACCGCCTTTGAGGCAGCGGATGCCGTCATCGCCGTGAGCGGTGGCATGCGCCGCGATATTCTGCGGAGCTATCCGTCCCTGGACAAATCCCGGGTGCACGTTGTCTACAACGGCATCGACCTCGACCGGTGGAAGCCGACCACCGACCTTGACTTCGTTCGGTCCCTGGGAATCGATCCCGATCGCCCCTCGGTCGTTTTCGTCGGACGCATCACCCGTCAGAAGGGGCTCCCGTACCTGTTGCGGGCTGCAGCAGTATTGCCAGCAGATGTTCAGCTTGTGTTGTGCGCCGGAGCGCCGGACACCCCAGGCATCCTCGCTGAGGTCACGGCCGGTGTCGAGGAGCTGCAGAAAGAACGTTCCGGAGTCGTGTGGATCAACCGACTGCTGGCGCAGCACGAGCTCTCAGCGGTCCTGACCCAGGGGACCGTCTTCGTGTGCCCGTCGATCTATGAGCCGCTGGGCATCGTCAATCTCGAAGCCATGGCGTGCGGTCTCGCGGTCGTCGGAACCGCCACGGGCGGCATCCCGGAGGTTGTTGCGGACGGTGAGACCGGGCGACTCGTTCCCATCGATCAGATGACGGATGGAACCGGAACTCCGCTTGACCCCGACCAATTCGTGGCCGATTTGGCGCGGGTACTCACCGAAGTCGTGGCCGATCCGGTGCGGGCGGCCGAGATGGGACGACAGGGTCGCATCCGCGCGGAGAAGGAATTTGGGTGGGCGCAGATCGCGACGCGCACCCGTGAGATCTACGCCTCGTTGCTGTAG
- a CDS encoding glucose-1-phosphate adenylyltransferase, which yields MKAKKIFGIVLAGGEGKRLMPLTEDRAKPAVPFGGHYRLVDFALSNLINSGLTQVVVLTQYKSHSLDRHVSQTWHMNGGLSNSYIASVPAQQRLGKRWFSGSADAILQSLDLIHDEKPDIVVVVGADHVYRMDFSQMIQAHIRSGAQATVAAIRQPIGLADQFGVIEVDAATPDRIKDFREKPKDAVGLADAPHEVFASMGNYVFNTDALIEAVLRDGERTDSSHDMGGDIIPDFVARGEAGVYDLQLNDVPGSTDRDRYYWRDVGTIDSFFEAHQDLISALPIFNLYNQEWPIFSQQLNSPPAKFVRDARGTLGTMIDSIVSLGCVISGAHIERSVLGPWTVIGSGAEVVDSIVFDRVQILADAVVHRAILDKEVVVEAGASIGVDRDRDLARGFSVTDSGITVVGKGVRVHP from the coding sequence ATGAAGGCCAAGAAGATCTTTGGAATAGTACTCGCTGGTGGTGAGGGCAAGCGGCTGATGCCGCTCACCGAAGACCGCGCAAAACCCGCCGTACCGTTCGGCGGTCACTACCGCCTGGTGGACTTTGCGCTGTCCAACCTGATCAATTCGGGGTTGACCCAGGTTGTCGTCCTCACGCAGTACAAATCACACAGTCTCGACCGTCACGTGTCACAGACCTGGCATATGAACGGAGGCCTGTCGAATTCGTACATTGCCTCTGTACCGGCGCAGCAACGCCTCGGCAAACGCTGGTTCAGCGGGTCGGCTGACGCCATCCTGCAGAGCCTCGACCTCATCCATGACGAAAAGCCCGACATTGTTGTCGTGGTCGGCGCCGACCATGTGTATCGCATGGACTTCAGCCAGATGATCCAGGCTCACATCCGCTCTGGTGCCCAGGCCACCGTTGCCGCCATTCGTCAGCCGATCGGCCTCGCTGACCAGTTCGGCGTGATCGAGGTCGACGCCGCAACCCCCGACCGGATCAAGGACTTCCGCGAGAAGCCCAAGGACGCCGTCGGCCTGGCCGACGCGCCGCATGAGGTGTTCGCCTCGATGGGTAACTACGTCTTCAACACTGACGCGCTGATCGAAGCCGTTCTGCGCGACGGAGAACGTACAGACTCGAGCCATGACATGGGTGGCGACATCATCCCCGACTTCGTCGCGCGCGGCGAGGCCGGTGTCTATGACCTCCAGCTCAACGATGTGCCCGGTTCCACGGACCGGGACCGCTACTACTGGCGCGACGTGGGAACGATCGACTCGTTCTTCGAAGCGCACCAGGACCTGATCTCTGCCCTCCCGATCTTCAACCTCTACAATCAGGAGTGGCCGATCTTCAGCCAGCAGCTGAACTCGCCACCAGCCAAGTTCGTACGGGACGCCCGAGGCACACTCGGCACCATGATCGACTCGATTGTCTCGCTCGGTTGCGTCATCTCGGGCGCCCACATCGAACGCAGTGTGCTCGGTCCTTGGACGGTCATCGGCTCTGGCGCCGAGGTCGTCGACTCCATCGTCTTCGACCGGGTGCAGATCCTGGCCGACGCCGTCGTGCACCGGGCGATCCTGGACAAGGAGGTCGTCGTTGAGGCCGGTGCATCGATCGGAGTCGACCGGGACCGCGACCTCGCTCGTGGCTTCAGCGTGACCGATTCTGGAATCACCGTGGTCGGCAAGGGCGTGCGCGTCCACCCGTGA
- the serB gene encoding phosphoserine phosphatase SerB: MTPATRFLVVLDVDSTLIQDEVIELLADAAGSRELVTEVTERAMLGEIDFAESLRARVATLAGLPESVFTDVGRIIRLTEGVPELIAGLHANGCRVGVVSGGFHELLDPLAAELSIDHWRANRLEIVGGRLTGRVLGPVIDAAAKASALREWALADGVPLPRTVAVGDGANDLDMMDAAGLAIAFNAKPRVRAAADLAIDVCDLSQVLPLLGLRG; this comes from the coding sequence GTGACCCCTGCAACTCGCTTTCTCGTCGTTCTCGACGTGGACTCCACTCTTATCCAAGACGAGGTCATTGAGCTCCTGGCGGATGCCGCTGGATCTCGTGAACTCGTCACCGAGGTCACCGAACGGGCAATGCTCGGTGAAATCGACTTCGCCGAAAGCCTCCGCGCGCGCGTCGCCACGCTCGCGGGGCTCCCGGAGAGCGTCTTCACCGACGTGGGGCGGATCATCCGCCTCACTGAGGGCGTGCCGGAACTCATCGCCGGCCTGCACGCGAACGGATGCCGCGTCGGCGTCGTGTCCGGCGGGTTTCATGAACTGTTGGATCCCCTGGCCGCGGAGCTCTCCATCGACCACTGGCGGGCCAACCGGTTGGAGATCGTCGGAGGACGCCTCACCGGGCGCGTGCTGGGGCCCGTGATCGACGCCGCAGCCAAAGCGTCGGCACTGCGGGAGTGGGCGCTCGCCGACGGCGTGCCGCTCCCCCGTACCGTCGCCGTCGGGGACGGCGCCAACGACCTGGACATGATGGACGCCGCCGGTCTCGCCATTGCCTTCAACGCGAAACCCCGCGTGAGGGCCGCCGCCGATCTCGCCATCGACGTGTGCGACCTCAGCCAGGTTCTCCCGCTGCTCGGGCTGCGCGGCTGA
- a CDS encoding beta-ketoacyl-ACP reductase, with protein sequence MTTTRTVLVTGGNRGIGFAIAEEFLAHGHRVAVTSRSGHGPEGSLTVRADVTDAASIDAAFTEIEAAYGPVDVVVANAGITKDTLLMRMSDDDFTSVIDTNLSGAFRVVKRASKGMLKARFGRIVLISSVVGLYGSAGQVNYSASKSGLVGLARSITRELGSRGITANVVAPGFIETDMTAALPDTTQADYKRSIPAGRFATPTEVARVVTWLAGDDAGYISGAVIPVDGGLGMGH encoded by the coding sequence ATGACAACGACACGAACCGTCCTCGTTACCGGCGGCAACCGAGGCATCGGTTTTGCCATTGCGGAGGAGTTCCTGGCCCACGGTCACCGAGTGGCCGTGACCTCACGTTCCGGCCACGGGCCGGAGGGCAGCCTCACCGTTCGCGCCGACGTGACGGACGCTGCGAGCATTGACGCCGCGTTTACGGAAATCGAAGCCGCCTACGGCCCGGTCGACGTTGTCGTGGCCAATGCTGGGATCACGAAGGACACGCTGCTCATGCGCATGTCCGATGACGACTTCACCTCGGTCATCGACACGAATCTCAGTGGCGCATTCCGCGTGGTCAAACGAGCGTCAAAAGGCATGCTCAAGGCCCGCTTCGGCCGGATTGTGCTGATCTCCAGCGTCGTCGGCCTCTACGGCTCCGCCGGGCAGGTGAACTACTCCGCTTCGAAGAGCGGCCTCGTCGGACTCGCGCGATCCATCACTCGGGAGCTCGGGTCTCGTGGCATCACCGCCAACGTTGTGGCGCCCGGCTTCATTGAAACCGACATGACCGCGGCGCTGCCGGACACGACGCAGGCCGACTACAAGCGTTCCATTCCTGCCGGTCGCTTCGCAACGCCGACGGAAGTTGCCCGCGTCGTCACCTGGCTCGCCGGCGACGACGCCGGGTACATTTCAGGGGCTGTCATCCCGGTGGATGGTGGCTTGGGGATGGGCCACTAG
- a CDS encoding DUF3099 domain-containing protein: protein MKQQSITSLPLSPEAERRSRMIKYTVAMGIRMVCIVLMLFVHGWWLLVCAIGAIALPYFAVVMANVQSNPRGAQVLRPGTVERYRGDGAAMNDSVPRTASRDDQ from the coding sequence ATGAAGCAGCAGTCGATCACCTCACTTCCCCTCTCCCCCGAGGCGGAACGGCGCAGTCGCATGATCAAGTACACGGTTGCCATGGGGATTCGCATGGTGTGCATCGTGCTGATGCTGTTTGTCCATGGCTGGTGGCTTCTCGTCTGCGCGATCGGCGCGATCGCGCTTCCCTACTTCGCCGTCGTCATGGCCAACGTGCAGTCCAATCCCCGCGGCGCTCAGGTTCTGCGGCCCGGCACCGTTGAGCGCTATCGCGGTGACGGTGCAGCGATGAACGATTCGGTTCCGCGCACAGCCAGTCGGGACGATCAGTGA